A window from Kovacikia minuta CCNUW1 encodes these proteins:
- a CDS encoding O-linked N-acetylglucosamine transferase, SPINDLY family protein translates to MKHVLFGRDSGEIADRIFEDEIDILIEMDSITADIICEVIMLKPAPIQVTWLGWDGSGIPSIDYCIADPYVLPDGAEEHYVEKIWRLPQTYLAVDGFELGVPTLRREDLGIPEDAIVYWSGQSSFKRYPETVQAQLQIIKAVPNSYFLIKGITDETSIQQFFLQVAADLGVEASRLRFLPDVALEAVYRANLAIADVVLDTYPYNGATTTLETLWMGIPLVTRVGEHFSSRNSYTMMVNAGITEGIAWNNDEYIDWGIRLGQEPELRRNVAWKLWKSRQTAPLWNAKTFTQEMEKAYQQMWQIYVNT, encoded by the coding sequence ATGAAGCACGTCTTGTTTGGGCGGGACAGTGGAGAAATTGCTGATCGCATCTTTGAAGATGAGATTGATATTTTGATCGAAATGGACAGTATTACAGCTGATATTATCTGCGAAGTGATCATGCTGAAACCTGCTCCGATACAAGTTACCTGGTTAGGGTGGGATGGCTCTGGCATTCCTTCGATTGACTACTGTATCGCTGACCCCTATGTTCTTCCAGACGGTGCTGAGGAACATTACGTCGAAAAAATTTGGCGGCTCCCCCAAACCTATCTAGCTGTGGATGGTTTTGAACTGGGCGTACCAACCCTGCGGCGGGAGGATTTGGGGATTCCAGAGGATGCGATCGTTTACTGGAGTGGTCAAAGTTCGTTTAAGCGATATCCGGAGACGGTACAAGCGCAACTGCAAATTATCAAAGCGGTTCCTAACAGCTACTTTTTGATTAAGGGGATTACGGATGAAACCTCGATCCAGCAATTCTTTCTGCAAGTAGCAGCCGATCTTGGGGTGGAAGCCTCGCGGTTGCGTTTTCTACCGGATGTAGCTTTGGAAGCCGTTTACCGAGCAAATTTGGCGATCGCCGATGTGGTGCTAGATACCTATCCCTACAATGGTGCAACCACGACGCTGGAAACCCTATGGATGGGAATCCCGTTAGTTACACGGGTGGGAGAACACTTTTCCAGTCGTAATAGCTACACAATGATGGTGAATGCAGGCATTACTGAGGGGATTGCTTGGAACAATGACGAATATATCGACTGGGGAATCCGCTTGGGGCAAGAGCCAGAACTCCGGAGAAATGTTGCCTGGAAATTATGGAAGTCCCGTCAAACAGCACCCTTGTGGAACGCGAAAACATTCACGCAAGAAATGGAAAAAGCTTACCAACAAATGTGGCAGATCTATGTCAATACTTAA
- a CDS encoding type IV pilin-like G/H family protein — translation MKSEFQAKFLKHLVQKQQEEKGFTLIELLVVIIIIGILSAIALPSFLNQANKAKESESKQYTGSMNRTQQAYFLEKNTFSSDISLLGLGIKTDSTNYSYQITATSSSAINYSNPKNSLTLRAHAGGVQIGQTAQNEATTLATLCQSTKPTNSGSAGVGFSGATASAGPTCTSGFENLLN, via the coding sequence ATGAAGTCTGAATTTCAAGCTAAGTTCCTGAAGCACCTGGTTCAAAAGCAACAAGAAGAAAAGGGTTTTACCCTAATTGAATTGTTAGTTGTTATCATCATCATCGGTATTTTGTCTGCGATCGCACTGCCTTCCTTCTTGAACCAGGCTAATAAGGCAAAAGAGTCTGAGTCCAAGCAATATACCGGTTCCATGAACCGTACCCAGCAAGCTTACTTCCTGGAAAAGAATACTTTCTCTAGCGATATCTCCCTGCTGGGTTTGGGTATCAAAACCGATAGCACCAACTACTCTTACCAAATCACCGCGACTTCTTCTAGCGCCATCAACTACTCCAACCCCAAGAACAGCCTCACCCTGAGAGCGCACGCAGGTGGTGTACAGATTGGTCAGACGGCACAAAACGAAGCAACCACTCTGGCAACGTTGTGTCAGTCTACCAAACCCACGAACTCGGGTTCTGCTGGAGTTGGCTTTAGTGGGGCTACTGCCAGTGCAGGCCCAACCTGTACGAGTGGTTTTGAGAACCTGCTCAACTAA
- a CDS encoding glycosyltransferase family 4 protein: MKILIITNLYPPQVLGGYERSIADFARLLQHRGHGVLVLTSDTQELSGSHVSPYPDPEIDRSLLLCGQWHQERGPEWLSPEQIVEINRQNSQTLSRHLQMFQPDVCLLGNATFLQVELLEQVLEAQVPIAHYVMNEQPGYPPPLTPQSPQYRYVTCSDWVTQVLQEKGYPTETAQTIYPGAAVEEFYQTELPPRDQLRIAYASLVMHYKGADVLVEALCLLHAVGIEFTATIAGNTLTPKFVEALQSLIESEGMQDRVTFPGVLSRQELSQLYKTHNVLAFPSRFQEPFGISQVEAMAAGLTLITSGTGGAGEIVEHGQDGLLFESENPFDLADALSFLAANPTEWAAIAQRGQQKALTQFSQTRAVEQLEAVFQALTKERLKAKDKG; encoded by the coding sequence ATGAAGATCCTTATTATTACGAATTTGTATCCTCCCCAAGTCCTGGGCGGGTATGAACGTTCCATTGCAGATTTTGCCCGGCTTCTCCAGCATCGCGGGCATGGGGTTCTCGTGCTGACGAGCGATACCCAGGAGCTATCGGGCAGTCATGTCAGTCCCTATCCAGATCCAGAGATCGATCGCTCCTTACTGTTGTGTGGGCAATGGCATCAGGAACGGGGACCCGAATGGCTCTCTCCTGAACAGATTGTTGAGATCAATCGCCAGAATAGCCAGACCTTGAGCAGACATTTGCAAATGTTTCAGCCTGACGTTTGTCTGCTGGGGAATGCAACCTTCTTGCAGGTGGAGCTTTTGGAGCAGGTGTTGGAGGCTCAGGTGCCGATCGCCCACTACGTGATGAATGAACAGCCTGGATACCCGCCTCCGCTGACTCCACAAAGTCCTCAATATCGTTACGTCACCTGTAGCGACTGGGTAACTCAAGTGCTACAGGAAAAGGGCTATCCCACAGAAACTGCCCAAACCATTTATCCGGGTGCGGCGGTTGAGGAGTTTTACCAGACAGAACTGCCGCCCCGCGACCAGTTGCGAATTGCCTATGCCAGTCTGGTGATGCACTATAAAGGCGCAGATGTGTTGGTGGAAGCGCTCTGTTTGCTGCATGCCGTTGGAATTGAATTTACGGCAACGATCGCAGGCAACACCCTGACTCCTAAATTTGTGGAGGCATTGCAAAGTCTGATTGAATCGGAAGGGATGCAGGATCGGGTTACATTCCCAGGCGTGTTGTCCCGTCAGGAACTCAGCCAACTCTACAAGACCCATAATGTACTGGCATTTCCTTCTCGGTTTCAGGAACCGTTTGGCATCAGTCAAGTAGAAGCAATGGCGGCAGGGCTAACGTTAATTACCAGTGGTACGGGTGGAGCTGGAGAAATCGTTGAACATGGTCAGGATGGATTGCTGTTTGAGTCAGAAAATCCATTTGATCTGGCAGATGCTCTATCGTTTTTGGCTGCCAACCCAACCGAATGGGCAGCGATCGCCCAACGAGGACAACAAAAAGCCCTTACCCAGTTCAGCCAAACCAGAGCCGTCGAACAACTGGAGGCAGTTTTTCAAGCGCTGACGAAGGAAAGGCTAAAGGCTAAGGATAAAGGATAA
- a CDS encoding class I SAM-dependent methyltransferase, whose translation MSILNLHIGGQTPHPDWKILDVEPRPEVDYVSNASDLSQFVDNSVDKIYASHVLEHFHHSLNDEVLTTLKEWHRVLKPGGHLLVSVPDLQTLCWLFLNPRFEAIERHNIMSIMFGGQHNVYDVHYVGFDFEILGMYLQTVGFHKYRRVPEFGLFEDCSGIRILDTLISLNVVAQKSDETL comes from the coding sequence ATGTCAATACTTAATTTACATATCGGTGGGCAAACGCCCCATCCCGATTGGAAAATTTTAGATGTTGAGCCACGTCCGGAGGTGGATTATGTTTCTAACGCGTCTGACCTGAGCCAGTTTGTCGATAACTCTGTTGATAAAATTTATGCCAGTCATGTGCTGGAACATTTTCACCACAGTCTCAATGACGAAGTACTCACGACTTTGAAGGAATGGCATCGGGTATTAAAGCCAGGGGGACATCTGCTGGTCAGCGTACCGGATCTACAAACCTTGTGTTGGTTGTTCCTGAATCCCAGATTTGAGGCGATCGAACGGCACAACATTATGTCTATCATGTTCGGGGGACAGCACAACGTTTACGATGTGCATTATGTTGGGTTTGACTTTGAGATTTTGGGGATGTATTTGCAGACAGTCGGCTTTCATAAATATCGCCGCGTCCCGGAGTTTGGGTTGTTTGAAGACTGTAGCGGTATACGGATTTTGGATACGTTGATTAGCCTCAATGTGGTTGCCCAAAAGTCTGATGAAACCCTATGA
- a CDS encoding tetratricopeptide repeat protein gives MTTEIPPIDLVNCQQQATQFLLNGDYNQAVNYYQQLFEAEPEVKAHCWYLGLALLLQGQEAEAQTTWMLAMVEGSGEQINQWTAELVGILLSEAERREDLTDPAIAWVIRQHIREIAPEDLTNQLRLLQLSTELETVTPEQIADEVTHSGVLSLLRSEEMRLTLDQNLLLRVLKCLFSCAPLEPAVLEFAEACFQHNPDPTPFVVALIDRAIEVANLLRYPLVGVEYVKLGLQIYVDDLNLLAHLSFFYQSAGKHDQAIETARTFCILAREVHEQVFGSFLMLRALLRAGGYWNTIFPIFENQDVLIEELVTSQAEPLDQTTVLKLSTSLFCQPYIRDSLVKNRLNQNKLMQLCQSSVQVYEKERFDRYQQGLANRRTHRDPTKPLRIGYVSYCMRRHSVGWLSRWLFQHHNREQFQIYGYFWNAETPGKDHLQQWFIEHVDEARLVWAGQWRNC, from the coding sequence ATGACGACTGAGATTCCTCCTATTGACCTGGTTAATTGTCAGCAACAAGCGACTCAGTTTTTGTTGAATGGGGATTATAACCAGGCAGTCAATTACTACCAGCAGTTGTTTGAGGCAGAGCCGGAGGTCAAAGCACACTGCTGGTATCTGGGCCTGGCGCTACTTTTGCAAGGGCAAGAAGCCGAGGCGCAAACCACCTGGATGCTGGCAATGGTGGAGGGCAGTGGTGAGCAGATTAACCAGTGGACAGCGGAATTGGTCGGGATTTTGCTCTCGGAGGCGGAACGGCGGGAGGACTTAACTGACCCTGCGATCGCCTGGGTGATTCGTCAGCATATTCGGGAAATTGCACCGGAGGATCTAACGAATCAGTTGCGCCTGCTTCAGCTCTCGACGGAACTGGAAACGGTTACCCCTGAGCAGATTGCAGATGAGGTTACTCACTCAGGAGTACTCTCGTTGCTGCGATCGGAGGAAATGCGGTTAACCCTGGATCAGAATTTACTGCTGCGGGTATTAAAATGTCTATTTTCGTGTGCCCCCTTGGAGCCGGCGGTATTGGAGTTTGCCGAGGCATGTTTTCAACACAACCCTGATCCCACCCCATTTGTGGTTGCACTGATCGATCGGGCGATTGAAGTCGCAAACCTTCTGCGCTACCCGCTAGTGGGAGTTGAGTATGTAAAACTCGGCTTGCAGATATATGTGGACGATCTCAACCTTCTGGCTCATCTGTCTTTCTTCTACCAATCTGCGGGTAAGCACGATCAAGCGATTGAGACTGCGCGCACTTTTTGTATATTAGCCAGGGAAGTGCATGAGCAGGTCTTCGGGTCCTTTCTCATGCTGCGAGCGTTGCTACGGGCGGGCGGCTACTGGAATACCATCTTCCCCATTTTCGAAAATCAAGATGTCCTAATTGAAGAACTGGTTACATCTCAAGCAGAACCACTGGATCAAACGACCGTCCTTAAACTTTCCACCAGCCTCTTCTGCCAGCCTTACATCCGGGATTCACTGGTAAAAAATCGGCTAAATCAGAATAAATTAATGCAGCTGTGCCAATCGAGTGTGCAGGTCTATGAGAAGGAACGGTTTGACCGCTATCAGCAAGGATTGGCTAATAGACGAACCCACCGAGATCCGACAAAACCGCTCAGGATTGGCTATGTTTCATATTGCATGAGACGGCATTCGGTCGGTTGGTTGAGCCGCTGGTTGTTTCAGCACCATAACCGGGAACAGTTCCAGATTTATGGCTACTTTTGGAATGCCGAAACACCTGGGAAAGATCATTTACAACAGTGGTTTATTGAGCATGTTGATGAAGCACGTCTTGTTTGGGCGGGACAGTGGAGAAATTGCTGA